In Moorella sp. Hama-1, a single genomic region encodes these proteins:
- the istA gene encoding IS21 family transposase, producing MINLLQKQELILKYYREGESQRRISKQTGISRKTIRKYINQYEKRRAELLDTQEGADNRALIEAIIEAPKYTVGERPKRKLTEEMVQKIQAYLDENEEKKKRGQGKQQKKPMDIYEALRAEDFDISYSTVLRTVRSLVQQPQEAFIKAVYQPGEVCEFDWGEVKLTIGGRLQVLQMAVFTSAYGNYRWAYLFTKQVTECFQEAHALFFAHLGGVYQRMVYDNMKVAVKRFVGTEKEPTQALLQLSLYYGFAFRFCNIRSGNEKGHVERSVEVVRRKAFAFRDTFATLEEANRYLLEACQRGNHKEQTAYGGQSAVCRLAEERAYLLPSLPPFDAARTRQARVDKYATVVVDQNHYSVPDVYVGKVVLVKVYSGCVQCFYEGSQVAEHPRLTGSREWSMQLAHYLTTLKKKPGALAGSQALQQADKKLQSIYHTYYSKREKEFIELLQYLQEDGSLSEVEKSIQELSQIHPEHVSTAKIKILCAKRKETPYAPAISSEETRAIADEARRHLKQYGELLQKAEVASA from the coding sequence ATGATTAACTTGCTGCAGAAACAGGAACTCATTTTAAAATACTACCGGGAAGGAGAATCCCAGCGGAGAATTTCCAAACAGACAGGCATCTCCCGAAAAACCATTCGCAAATACATCAACCAGTACGAAAAGAGGAGGGCAGAATTACTTGACACCCAGGAAGGGGCAGATAATCGCGCCCTCATCGAGGCCATTATCGAAGCCCCCAAATACACGGTAGGAGAACGACCCAAACGCAAACTAACCGAGGAGATGGTCCAAAAGATCCAGGCCTACCTGGATGAAAACGAGGAGAAGAAAAAGAGAGGCCAAGGCAAGCAGCAGAAAAAGCCCATGGATATCTATGAAGCTCTCCGAGCAGAGGATTTCGACATCAGCTACAGCACGGTTTTACGTACGGTCCGCAGTTTAGTCCAGCAACCGCAGGAAGCCTTTATCAAAGCCGTTTACCAGCCGGGGGAGGTTTGTGAATTCGACTGGGGGGAAGTCAAGCTAACCATCGGTGGTAGACTGCAGGTTTTGCAAATGGCTGTCTTCACCTCGGCTTACGGCAATTACCGCTGGGCTTACCTTTTTACCAAGCAAGTCACCGAATGCTTCCAGGAGGCGCACGCCCTCTTTTTTGCCCACCTTGGCGGTGTGTACCAGAGAATGGTCTATGACAACATGAAGGTGGCCGTCAAACGCTTCGTGGGCACGGAAAAGGAACCGACCCAGGCCCTACTCCAACTATCCCTTTACTACGGTTTTGCCTTCCGCTTCTGCAATATCCGCAGCGGCAATGAGAAAGGCCATGTAGAGCGGAGCGTGGAAGTAGTGCGCCGTAAAGCCTTCGCCTTCCGTGACACCTTTGCCACTCTGGAAGAAGCCAATCGTTATCTTCTGGAGGCTTGCCAGCGAGGCAATCACAAAGAGCAGACGGCCTATGGCGGCCAGAGTGCGGTATGCCGCCTGGCCGAGGAACGAGCCTATCTGTTGCCCTCCCTACCCCCCTTTGACGCCGCTAGAACCCGCCAGGCCCGGGTCGACAAGTACGCCACCGTCGTCGTCGACCAGAACCATTATTCCGTCCCTGATGTCTATGTCGGCAAAGTGGTATTAGTGAAGGTCTACTCCGGATGCGTCCAGTGTTTTTATGAAGGCAGCCAAGTGGCCGAACATCCCCGCCTCACCGGCAGCCGCGAGTGGTCAATGCAGCTGGCCCATTACCTTACGACCCTAAAGAAAAAGCCTGGTGCCCTGGCCGGAAGTCAGGCCCTGCAACAGGCAGACAAGAAACTCCAAAGTATTTACCACACCTATTATAGCAAACGGGAGAAAGAATTCATAGAGCTACTGCAGTATTTACAGGAAGACGGCAGTTTGAGCGAGGTGGAGAAGAGCATCCAGGAATTGAGCCAGATCCACCCGGAACATGTAAGTACCGCCAAGATCAAGATCCTGTGTGCTAAAAGGAAGGAAACCCCGTATGCCCCTGCTATATCTTCGGAGGAAACCCGGGCCATTGCGGACGAAGCCCGGCGCCACTTGAAGCAGTACGGCGAACTGCTCCAAAAAGCGGAGGTGGCCAGCGCATGA
- the istB gene encoding IS21-like element helper ATPase IstB: MSVTPRQKWHQLIMAAAKELKLPMIRQHLEEQVTEAMQKDASYEEFLALLLQQEWDARKESARYNRIRRAEFTHKKYLESLSVGDLPPDAQKKLKLLKSLAFIQEGRNVILAGNAGTGKTHIAIGLGIQACLEGYKVWFTTVPLLVNQIKECRSAQTLRAFQNRFEKYDLVIADEMGYISFDREGAELLFTHLSLRAGRKATIITTNLSFERWGEIFQDPVMTAAMIDRLTHQAYIVNMNGNSYRMKETKEWLEQQKLS, encoded by the coding sequence ATGAGTGTCACCCCTCGCCAAAAATGGCACCAACTTATCATGGCTGCGGCCAAAGAGCTTAAACTCCCCATGATCCGCCAGCACCTGGAGGAACAGGTGACGGAGGCGATGCAAAAAGACGCCAGTTACGAAGAATTCCTGGCTTTATTACTACAACAGGAGTGGGACGCCCGTAAGGAATCAGCCCGCTACAACCGGATCCGGCGGGCCGAATTTACCCACAAAAAGTACCTAGAGAGTCTTAGCGTTGGCGACCTGCCACCGGATGCGCAAAAAAAGTTAAAATTACTCAAGAGCCTGGCCTTTATCCAGGAAGGGAGAAATGTGATTTTAGCTGGTAATGCAGGGACTGGCAAGACGCATATTGCCATTGGCCTAGGGATCCAGGCCTGCCTGGAAGGCTACAAGGTGTGGTTTACCACCGTGCCTTTACTGGTGAATCAAATCAAGGAGTGTCGGTCGGCCCAAACCCTACGCGCCTTCCAAAACCGGTTTGAAAAATATGATCTGGTCATCGCTGATGAGATGGGGTATATCTCCTTCGACAGAGAAGGGGCAGAATTGCTTTTCACCCATCTGTCCTTGCGGGCCGGACGCAAAGCCACTATTATCACCACCAACCTCTCCTTTGAGCGTTGGGGGGAAATATTTCAAGACCCGGTGATGACGGCCGCCATGATTGATCGTCTGACCCATCAGGCCTATATCGTGAATATGAACGGCAATTCCTATCGCATGAAGGAAACGAAGGAGTGGTTGGAGCAGCAAAAATTAAGTTAA
- a CDS encoding restriction endonuclease subunit S produces the protein MTIWGNFELTNTMAIYAAPTLGRLGIITKDSCFNQAMCGFVVKSDILSSEFLFLKLYEYRDYFNTLAQGAAQQNINVEKVRMTKVLVPSFDVMCCFTTYVKPIFEQIRVLELKNLILRRTRDLLLPKLISGELDVEDLDIAVGGD, from the coding sequence ATGACGATCTGGGGGAATTTTGAGTTGACAAATACAATGGCTATTTATGCAGCTCCTACGTTAGGAAGGCTCGGTATAATTACAAAAGATAGTTGTTTTAATCAGGCAATGTGTGGCTTTGTCGTTAAGTCAGATATTCTGTCTAGTGAATTCCTTTTTCTTAAGTTATATGAGTATAGGGATTATTTCAATACACTTGCACAGGGTGCTGCCCAACAAAACATTAATGTAGAAAAGGTTCGAATGACAAAAGTTTTAGTTCCTAGTTTCGATGTTATGTGTTGTTTTACAACTTATGTAAAACCAATATTTGAACAGATACGAGTGCTAGAATTGAAAAACCTCATCCTCCGCCGCACCCGTGACCTGCTTTTGCCGAAGCTTATCTCCGGCGAGTTGGATGTGGAGGACTTGGATATTGCCGTAGGAGGTGACTAG
- a CDS encoding type I restriction endonuclease subunit R produces MSQYGEDALVEQPAIALFQELGWDTVNCFHETLGAAGTLGRETTAEVVLTRYLRDAMEELNPDADSEAIDLAIEEIVKDRSSLSPIHANREVYKLLKEGVKVTYKNSEGEETDEVVKVIDWSNPENNHFLLASQLWISGEIYKRRADLVGFVNGIPLVFIELKSVFKRLEDAYNKNLKDYKSTIPQIFWYNGFIILSNGSQSRIGSMSASWEHFAEWKKINSEGEEGIVSLETIIRGTCAKDKLLDIMENFILFSDAGGSLVKLIAKNHQYLGVNNALAAVKKIQENKGRLGVFWHTQGSGKSYSMIFFCQKILRKLSGNWTFVIVTDRAELDDQIYKNFASAGAVIEKKVQAESCQHLKELLAEDHRMVFTLIQKFQSEGEGKYPKITDRHDIIVLVDEAHRSQYDTLAANMRAAMPNASFIAFTGTPLMVGEEKTREVFGDYVSIYNFRQSIEDRATVPLYYENRIPELQLINENLNDDIQDIIDNADLSEEAEKKLEREFAREYHLITRDDRLETIAEDIVKHFMNRGEMGKAMVVSIDRFTAVKMYDKVRKHWQKYMDELQKQLARCVPEEAAGIRKKLNYMKETDMAVVVSSSQNEVEAFRQKGLDILPHRRRMATEDLDTKFKDPKDPLRIVFVCAMWLTGFDAPAVNTIYLDKPMKNHTLMQTIARANRVFKDKTCGTIVDYIGVFRDLQKALAIYATPAAGGKVDTPVKDKAALLEELKKAIAETTAFCTEKGVDVKRLLKAKDLALVRLLDDAVECLVVNDETKQKFLFLAGNVGKLYKAILPDPKAFEFADHKNLFTCIADKIRALTSHADISGVMADIEEVLDQSIAAEGYIIHEDPAGYSTKVDLSQIDFEALQRHFDKSRKHMEAEKLKGMIGAKLNMLIRLNKSRIDFAERFQKMIDEYNSGASNIDILFHKLLAFAKELTEEEKRGIAEQLTEEELAMFDILTKPEPKLTDKEKAQVKKVVRELLETLKREKLVLDWRKRQQTRAAVLITIQDYLDRELSRAYTPDIFKQKCDQVYQHIYDCYYGAGYSIYSRAG; encoded by the coding sequence ATGAGCCAGTACGGTGAAGATGCGCTGGTAGAACAACCGGCCATCGCCCTGTTTCAAGAGCTGGGCTGGGATACCGTCAACTGCTTTCACGAAACCCTGGGAGCAGCGGGGACCCTCGGCCGGGAGACCACTGCCGAGGTGGTGCTCACCCGGTATCTCCGTGATGCCATGGAAGAGCTTAACCCGGACGCGGATAGCGAGGCCATCGACCTGGCCATCGAGGAAATTGTTAAAGACCGTAGCAGCTTAAGCCCTATCCATGCCAACCGGGAAGTTTACAAGCTCCTGAAAGAAGGGGTCAAGGTTACATATAAGAACAGTGAGGGCGAGGAAACCGACGAGGTAGTTAAGGTTATCGACTGGAGCAACCCCGAAAACAACCATTTCCTCCTTGCATCCCAGCTCTGGATATCCGGCGAAATCTACAAGCGCCGCGCCGATCTTGTCGGCTTTGTCAACGGCATTCCTCTTGTCTTTATCGAACTCAAATCCGTCTTCAAAAGGCTGGAGGACGCCTATAACAAAAACCTTAAGGACTATAAAAGCACCATACCACAGATCTTCTGGTATAACGGCTTCATAATCCTCTCCAACGGCAGCCAGAGCCGCATCGGCAGCATGAGCGCTTCCTGGGAGCACTTTGCCGAATGGAAGAAGATCAACAGCGAGGGCGAGGAAGGAATTGTCTCTCTGGAAACCATCATCCGCGGCACCTGTGCCAAAGACAAACTCCTGGATATCATGGAGAACTTCATCCTGTTCAGCGACGCTGGCGGCTCTCTGGTTAAATTGATAGCCAAGAACCACCAGTATCTGGGAGTCAACAACGCCCTCGCAGCGGTGAAAAAGATACAGGAGAATAAAGGCCGCCTGGGAGTGTTCTGGCATACCCAGGGTTCCGGCAAGTCGTATTCCATGATCTTCTTCTGCCAGAAGATCCTGCGCAAGCTGTCCGGTAACTGGACTTTTGTCATCGTCACCGACCGGGCGGAACTGGATGACCAGATTTACAAGAACTTTGCTTCAGCTGGAGCGGTAATCGAGAAAAAGGTCCAGGCGGAAAGCTGCCAGCACTTAAAAGAGCTGCTGGCAGAGGATCACCGCATGGTGTTCACCCTCATCCAGAAGTTTCAGAGCGAAGGCGAGGGTAAGTACCCCAAGATAACCGACCGGCACGATATCATCGTGCTGGTGGATGAAGCCCACCGCAGCCAGTACGACACCCTTGCCGCCAATATGCGCGCTGCCATGCCCAATGCTTCCTTCATCGCCTTTACAGGAACCCCTCTTATGGTCGGCGAGGAAAAGACCAGGGAAGTGTTTGGCGATTACGTTTCCATCTACAACTTCCGCCAGTCTATCGAGGATCGAGCCACCGTCCCCCTTTATTATGAGAACCGCATTCCGGAACTGCAGCTAATCAATGAAAACCTCAACGATGACATCCAGGACATAATCGACAATGCTGATTTGAGCGAAGAAGCGGAGAAGAAGCTGGAACGGGAATTTGCCAGGGAGTATCATCTGATTACCCGGGACGACCGTTTGGAAACCATTGCCGAGGATATCGTCAAGCATTTCATGAACCGCGGCGAGATGGGCAAGGCAATGGTAGTTAGTATTGACAGGTTTACTGCCGTCAAGATGTATGACAAGGTTCGGAAACACTGGCAGAAATATATGGATGAACTGCAGAAGCAGCTTGCCAGATGCGTACCTGAAGAAGCTGCCGGAATAAGAAAGAAACTGAACTACATGAAGGAAACCGACATGGCTGTGGTTGTATCTTCCAGCCAGAATGAGGTTGAAGCATTTCGGCAAAAGGGACTGGATATCCTGCCCCACCGCAGGCGTATGGCAACCGAGGACCTGGACACCAAGTTTAAAGACCCCAAGGACCCTTTAAGAATCGTCTTTGTCTGTGCCATGTGGCTAACGGGTTTTGACGCGCCGGCTGTTAACACGATTTATCTGGACAAACCCATGAAGAACCATACCCTGATGCAGACCATCGCCCGGGCAAACCGAGTTTTCAAGGATAAGACCTGCGGTACCATTGTTGACTATATAGGCGTTTTCCGCGACCTCCAAAAAGCCCTTGCTATCTATGCCACCCCCGCAGCAGGCGGGAAGGTGGACACGCCGGTTAAAGATAAGGCGGCGCTGCTTGAAGAGCTAAAGAAGGCTATAGCAGAAACGACTGCTTTTTGTACTGAAAAGGGTGTTGACGTAAAACGGCTTTTAAAGGCCAAGGATCTCGCACTTGTCCGCCTGTTGGACGACGCTGTTGAATGCCTGGTGGTGAACGATGAGACTAAGCAGAAGTTCCTGTTTCTGGCAGGGAACGTTGGCAAACTTTACAAGGCAATCTTGCCGGACCCAAAAGCGTTTGAATTTGCTGATCATAAGAACCTTTTCACCTGTATTGCTGACAAGATCCGGGCGCTAACGTCCCACGCCGACATTTCAGGAGTAATGGCTGATATTGAGGAGGTACTTGACCAGTCTATTGCCGCTGAAGGATATATAATACACGAAGATCCTGCCGGTTACAGTACAAAAGTTGACCTAAGCCAGATTGATTTTGAGGCGTTGCAGAGGCACTTTGATAAATCCCGGAAACATATGGAAGCCGAGAAGCTGAAAGGAATGATCGGCGCCAAACTAAACATGCTTATACGCCTGAACAAAAGCAGGATTGATTTTGCCGAGAGGTTCCAGAAGATGATCGATGAATATAACAGCGGCGCTTCAAATATCGATATTCTGTTTCATAAGCTGCTGGCTTTTGCTAAAGAACTCACTGAGGAAGAAAAGCGTGGTATAGCAGAACAGCTCACCGAGGAAGAACTGGCGATGTTCGATATTCTCACCAAACCCGAACCAAAACTCACTGACAAAGAGAAGGCTCAGGTAAAGAAGGTAGTGAGAGAGCTTTTGGAAACCCTGAAGAGGGAGAAACTGGTTCTTGATTGGAGAAAACGCCAGCAAACCAGGGCAGCAGTGCTGATAACAATCCAGGATTACCTTGACAGAGAACTGTCAAGAGCATATACTCCGGATATATTCAAACAGAAGTGCGATCAAGTGTATCAGCATATTTATGATTGTTATTATGGGGCCGGTTATAGTATATACAGCAGGGCAGGATAG
- a CDS encoding DUF6884 domain-containing protein, which translates to MSKIALLSCTSRKKAYKCQAKELYLESPRFRLAYSLAKLVADKIFILSAKYGLVSEDRVIVPYNETLIEKSTRERREWGDTVLNQLSKVSDLEQG; encoded by the coding sequence ATGTCCAAAATTGCTTTACTTTCATGTACCAGTAGGAAAAAAGCATATAAGTGCCAGGCAAAAGAATTGTACTTAGAAAGCCCGCGGTTTCGGCTAGCATATTCTTTAGCAAAGCTTGTTGCAGACAAGATTTTTATTCTCTCAGCAAAGTATGGGTTAGTATCGGAAGATAGGGTTATTGTTCCTTATAACGAAACATTGATAGAGAAAAGTACCCGGGAACGGCGTGAATGGGGAGATACGGTGCTAAACCAATTAAGCAAGGTTTCTGATTTGGAACAAGGATAA
- a CDS encoding AbrB/MazE/SpoVT family DNA-binding domain-containing protein: MEEQFIKPTERGQVTIPKEMREKLQINSNTRLRIYVDGNKVVLEPVSPLDLIFKELEVEAREKGFTRQELDEEIATVRERLMKELYGEGQ, encoded by the coding sequence ATGGAAGAACAATTCATCAAACCTACTGAACGCGGCCAGGTAACTATACCTAAAGAGATGCGGGAGAAACTCCAGATCAACTCAAATACCAGGCTACGGATTTATGTCGATGGTAATAAAGTCGTCCTGGAGCCGGTTTCACCTCTAGACCTTATTTTTAAAGAGCTTGAGGTTGAGGCCCGGGAAAAAGGGTTTACCAGGCAGGAACTGGATGAAGAAATAGCTACTGTACGCGAGCGCCTCATGAAAGAGCTTTACGGTGAAGGTCAATGA
- a CDS encoding putative toxin-antitoxin system toxin component, PIN family, which produces MLDTNILISGMVFRGPERRLLDTIHHQRLTLVINNYIVEETKEVLQRKFPAHVQVFDRFLSILNVEFTSMPPSASIAKVRPIIRDPKDAAILASAIEAQPDIFISGDLDLHTPEVGSLIKVLTTAEALKRLNQ; this is translated from the coding sequence ATGCTCGATACTAACATCCTTATATCCGGGATGGTCTTCCGTGGGCCTGAACGCCGTTTACTGGACACTATTCATCACCAGCGGTTAACCCTGGTGATAAACAACTACATTGTGGAAGAAACGAAAGAAGTTTTGCAGCGCAAATTTCCCGCCCATGTCCAGGTCTTCGATAGGTTCTTATCCATACTTAATGTAGAATTTACATCTATGCCCCCTTCTGCATCTATAGCTAAAGTTCGGCCCATTATAAGGGACCCCAAAGATGCCGCAATTCTTGCGTCTGCTATTGAGGCCCAACCCGATATTTTTATCAGTGGTGATCTGGATCTGCATACACCGGAAGTAGGTTCTTTAATAAAAGTCTTAACAACCGCTGAGGCTTTAAAGCGTCTTAACCAATAA
- a CDS encoding tyrosine-type recombinase/integrase: MIETNPMKHIEPPKVAKNTLPVYMDDAEMRTVLQRVKNARHYFAKRDRALILTLLLAGLRRSEIIRLNWEDVDLKNNLLLIKYGKGDKDRTVAIHPELKEALWDYLQSRPNLREMVDQGPLDIFTTYRQKNPLLVKTL; encoded by the coding sequence TTGATTGAAACCAACCCGATGAAGCATATCGAACCACCCAAAGTAGCCAAAAACACCCTTCCCGTTTACATGGATGATGCAGAAATGAGAACGGTCCTGCAAAGAGTTAAAAATGCCCGGCACTATTTTGCCAAGCGCGACCGGGCCTTAATCCTCACCCTTCTCTTGGCCGGCTTGCGGCGTTCGGAAATAATCCGGCTGAACTGGGAGGATGTTGATCTTAAAAACAATCTTCTGCTTATAAAGTACGGTAAAGGTGACAAAGACCGTACCGTGGCTATACACCCAGAGCTCAAGGAAGCCCTCTGGGATTACCTGCAAAGCCGGCCTAACCTGCGTGAAATGGTTGATCAGGGGCCGTTGGACATATTTACCACCTATCGACAAAAAAATCCCTTATTGGTTAAGACGCTTTAA
- a CDS encoding DUF2283 domain-containing protein, with protein MRGDNMKFHYYQDTDTLYIDLAEKESADSVEVAPGVILDFDAEGNLVGIDIDHASALIDLSRLETNGLPLGRIKLIGPDSDLGQAQAG; from the coding sequence ATGAGGGGTGATAACATGAAGTTTCATTACTACCAGGATACTGACACCCTGTATATAGACCTGGCTGAAAAAGAAAGCGCCGACTCGGTAGAAGTTGCCCCGGGTGTTATCCTCGACTTTGATGCTGAAGGGAACCTGGTAGGCATAGATATTGACCATGCCAGCGCCCTGATAGATTTATCGCGCCTTGAGACCAATGGCTTACCACTGGGGCGCATTAAACTTATTGGTCCAGATTCTGACTTGGGCCAAGCCCAGGCAGGTTAA
- a CDS encoding VWA domain-containing protein codes for MDTIPEALQEMANLLRAGGIEVTLAEMVDAVRGWQATPVAYWPEVLQVTLVKRYEDLKPLAALLALTGSCSGAEQPACKNRGMASGQATRHAGGQLPVLDVMAALFSGSEGDLNDLAEQAIDLLGELGAGALDHLEGKVREARLALNWHMVRHRLKVMENEGRQEARIALQSLQLLETLIRRNLELRLVQELGPEAMPAVLRTYNLAEKGWSELAEGDLAVMRPYLKKLGRYLGNKYSWRYRPAPRGKIDLRRTVKEACRHGGIPWQIRYRGRRRERPVLFVLGDISGSVAPFSVFMLELIYAMQHAFRQVRTFVFVDDLAEVTGAVREAPTATAMEQVARFARCSVSGYSDFGRICKLFLERYGEVLTPDTTILILGDARNNWRQPEVESFAAICRQAGKVVWLNPQPEASWNTMDSSMALYAPFCHAVRECSNLKQLIAIAREGF; via the coding sequence ATGGATACAATTCCGGAAGCCCTGCAGGAGATGGCTAACTTATTACGTGCCGGGGGCATAGAGGTGACCCTGGCGGAAATGGTGGATGCCGTACGGGGCTGGCAGGCTACCCCGGTGGCCTACTGGCCGGAGGTTTTGCAGGTAACCCTGGTCAAGAGATACGAGGATTTAAAGCCCCTGGCGGCCCTGCTTGCCCTCACCGGCAGCTGCAGCGGGGCGGAACAGCCTGCCTGTAAGAACAGGGGTATGGCTTCCGGGCAGGCTACGCGGCATGCGGGCGGGCAGTTGCCGGTCCTGGACGTAATGGCAGCTCTTTTTAGTGGTTCAGAGGGGGACCTTAACGACCTGGCTGAGCAGGCCATTGACCTGCTGGGAGAACTGGGTGCCGGGGCTCTGGACCACCTGGAGGGTAAGGTAAGGGAAGCCAGGCTGGCTTTAAACTGGCATATGGTCCGCCACAGGTTAAAGGTCATGGAAAACGAGGGGCGGCAGGAGGCCCGGATAGCCCTGCAAAGTTTGCAGCTGCTGGAAACGCTTATTCGCCGGAACCTGGAGTTGCGCCTGGTACAGGAGTTAGGTCCTGAAGCCATGCCGGCCGTTCTCCGTACCTACAACCTGGCCGAGAAAGGATGGAGTGAGCTGGCCGAGGGGGATCTGGCCGTTATGCGGCCGTATTTAAAGAAACTGGGTCGCTACCTGGGAAATAAGTATTCCTGGCGTTACCGCCCCGCTCCCCGGGGGAAGATCGACCTGCGTCGTACCGTCAAGGAGGCCTGCCGGCACGGCGGCATACCTTGGCAAATCCGCTACCGCGGCCGTCGCCGGGAGAGGCCGGTCCTTTTTGTCCTGGGCGACATTTCGGGTTCGGTGGCGCCCTTCAGCGTCTTTATGCTGGAATTGATCTACGCCATGCAGCATGCCTTTCGCCAGGTCCGGACCTTTGTTTTTGTTGATGACCTGGCTGAAGTTACCGGCGCCGTCAGGGAAGCACCGACTGCCACGGCCATGGAGCAAGTGGCCCGTTTCGCCCGCTGCTCGGTTAGCGGTTACTCGGACTTCGGGCGTATCTGCAAGCTGTTTCTGGAACGCTACGGAGAGGTTCTAACCCCTGATACTACAATTTTAATCCTGGGCGACGCGCGCAATAATTGGCGACAACCGGAGGTCGAGAGTTTTGCCGCCATTTGTCGTCAAGCAGGAAAGGTTGTATGGCTGAACCCGCAACCGGAAGCCTCCTGGAATACCATGGATAGCTCCATGGCCCTGTATGCCCCCTTCTGCCATGCTGTCAGGGAATGCTCGAATCTGAAGCAGCTAATTGCCATTGCCCGGGAGGGGTTTTAA
- a CDS encoding AAA family ATPase, with product MFFKGPGEVGERLSRVGYLAGKNVEVAIYLAEILQKPVLVEGPAGVGKTELARALARATATRLIRLQCYEGLDESRALYEWNYQKQLLYLQAQHGAWSEVQRDLFSEEFLLPRPILKAFLSPEPVTLLIDELDKSDEEFESFLLEALADYQVSIPEYGTVKARAVPIVVITSNRVRELSDALRRRCLYLYLDFPGREEELAILRLKLPHLPPSLASQIVGFIQGLRGRGLKKPPGIAETLEWAQVLQALKVEDLNQEVISSTLPVLIKKQEDLALVQSRPGWYA from the coding sequence TTGTTTTTTAAGGGTCCCGGCGAGGTTGGGGAAAGGTTGTCCCGGGTTGGCTACCTGGCCGGTAAGAACGTTGAGGTGGCAATTTACCTGGCAGAGATCCTGCAGAAACCGGTGCTGGTGGAAGGCCCGGCCGGGGTGGGCAAGACGGAACTGGCCAGGGCCCTGGCCCGGGCGACCGCTACCCGGTTAATCCGCCTGCAGTGTTATGAGGGACTGGACGAAAGCCGGGCCCTTTATGAATGGAACTACCAGAAGCAGCTCCTCTACCTACAGGCACAGCACGGTGCCTGGTCGGAAGTCCAGAGGGACCTCTTCAGTGAGGAGTTTTTATTACCCCGGCCTATCCTAAAGGCCTTCTTGAGCCCGGAACCGGTTACTCTCCTCATTGATGAGCTGGATAAAAGCGATGAAGAGTTTGAAAGCTTCCTCCTGGAGGCCCTGGCCGATTACCAGGTTTCTATACCGGAATACGGTACCGTCAAAGCCCGGGCCGTGCCCATAGTGGTTATTACCAGCAACCGTGTCCGCGAATTGAGCGATGCCCTGAGGCGGCGCTGCCTCTATCTCTACCTGGACTTCCCCGGTCGCGAAGAGGAGCTGGCTATTTTACGTTTAAAGCTACCGCACCTGCCGCCTTCCCTGGCCTCCCAAATAGTTGGTTTTATCCAGGGCCTGCGGGGCCGGGGGTTAAAAAAGCCCCCCGGCATCGCCGAAACCCTGGAATGGGCGCAGGTGTTGCAGGCCCTCAAGGTGGAGGATTTAAACCAGGAGGTCATTAGCTCTACCCTGCCGGTTTTGATTAAGAAACAGGAAGACCTGGCCCTGGTTCAATCCCGGCCGGGGTGGTATGCTTAA